Within the Leisingera thetidis genome, the region GCACTTATCCAAGAATAGCAGGAGGCAGTATGGAAACGCGCAAGCGCTCCATTGTGAAGGCGGTAATTTGGAACGTTCTCGGGCTGGTCTCGATGACGCTGGTGGGGCTGGCGGCCACCGGCTCTGTCAAGGCGGGCGGGGTGATGGCGCTGATCAATACCGGCATCGGTTTTACCGTTTATCTGATGTACGAGCGAGTCTGGGCGCAGATCAGCTGGGGGCGGCGCCATGTCTGAGCGCAGCACCGGACATATGCCGCGGGGCGTGGAATGGGGCACCCTGTCGCTGATCGTTGCCTGTTACGGCGGCTGGCTTGCGGCGCTGTGGCTGCTGCCTTCGGTCAGTCTGGCGCTGACGGTTCTGGCGCTGGGGGTGATGACGGCGCTGCATTCCTCGCTGACCCATGAGGCGTTGCATGGGCACCCGTTCCGCCGCCGCTGGCTCAATGAGGCGCTGATGTTCTTTCCGCTGAGCCTGGCAGTCCCCTATGGCCGGTTCCGTGACACCCATCTGGCGCATCACGAGGATGAGGCGCTGACCGATCCCTATGACGATCCGGAGAGCAATTTCCAGGATCCGGGTGTCTGGTCCAGGCTGCCGGCCTGGCGCAAGGCCCTTTTGCGGATCAACAACACGCTCTTGGGACGGGTCGTGCTGGGGCCGCTGATCGGCCAGGTCTGCTTTATGGCGGGAGACTGGCGGCTGATGCGCAGGGGCGTGCCGGGCATCGCGCGGGACTGGCTGCTGCATGCCCTGGGCCTGGTGGTGGTGATCTGGGTGGTGGTTCAGTCGCCTGCGCCGCTGTGGGCGGCGGTGCTCGGCGCCTATACGGGGCTGGGCGTGCTGAAGATCCGCACCTTCCTGGAGCACCGGGCGCATGAGACCGCCCGCGGCCGCACCGTGGTAATCGAAGACAGGGGGCCATTGGCCTTCCTGTTCCTCAACAACAACCTGCACATCGTGCACCACATGCATCCGGGCGTGCCCTGGTATGCGCTGCCGCGGCTGTACAGGGCCCGCAGGGCGGAGTTCCTGAAAGCCAACGGCGGCTATATCTACCGCAACTACCTGCAGATTTTCCGCAACTACCTGCTGCGCGCCAAGGACCCGGTGCCGCATCCGCTCTGGCAGCAGGGGGAATAACGGCGCATAAGCGGGGCCATGTTTGCCTGGATCCCCGTTTCCATTGCCGCCGCCTCCTTTCAGACCGTGCGGTTCATGCTGCAAAAGGTCCTCAGCAGCGTGACGCTGACGCCGGGCGGAGCCACCTTCGCCCGGTTCCTCTATTCCGCACCGGTCATCCTGGCCGGGCTGGCGCTGTATCTGGCGGTTTCCGGGCGGTCTCTTCCGGCGCTGCCGCCTGCGTTCTGGCTGTATGCCGCCATTGGCGGCACCGCGCAGATCCTGGCGACGGTCTGCGTGGTGGCGCTGTTCAAACAGCGCAATTTTGCGGTGGGAATCACTTTCAAGAAAACCGAGGTCATTCAGACAGCCATTGTTGGATTGGTCGTTCTGGGCGACCCGGTTTCGCTGGGCGGCTGGCTGGCGATCCTGATCGGGCTGGCGGCGGTGCTGGTGCTGTCCCGCGCACCGGATGCGGCGGGCGCCTGGTGGCGGCACCTGACCAACCGGGCGGCGCAGCTGGGGCTGGGGTCGGGGGTGCTGTTTGCCTTTTCCGCCG harbors:
- a CDS encoding DUF2061 domain-containing protein, encoding METRKRSIVKAVIWNVLGLVSMTLVGLAATGSVKAGGVMALINTGIGFTVYLMYERVWAQISWGRRHV
- a CDS encoding fatty acid desaturase codes for the protein MSERSTGHMPRGVEWGTLSLIVACYGGWLAALWLLPSVSLALTVLALGVMTALHSSLTHEALHGHPFRRRWLNEALMFFPLSLAVPYGRFRDTHLAHHEDEALTDPYDDPESNFQDPGVWSRLPAWRKALLRINNTLLGRVVLGPLIGQVCFMAGDWRLMRRGVPGIARDWLLHALGLVVVIWVVVQSPAPLWAAVLGAYTGLGVLKIRTFLEHRAHETARGRTVVIEDRGPLAFLFLNNNLHIVHHMHPGVPWYALPRLYRARRAEFLKANGGYIYRNYLQIFRNYLLRAKDPVPHPLWQQGE
- a CDS encoding EamA family transporter, which produces MFAWIPVSIAAASFQTVRFMLQKVLSSVTLTPGGATFARFLYSAPVILAGLALYLAVSGRSLPALPPAFWLYAAIGGTAQILATVCVVALFKQRNFAVGITFKKTEVIQTAIVGLVVLGDPVSLGGWLAILIGLAAVLVLSRAPDAAGAWWRHLTNRAAQLGLGSGVLFAFSAVSYRGASLQLGGLEPAFRAAVTLAAVVCLQTLFMAVWLGLRDRGEIARVWAARRVAVWVGLTSMGGSFCWFWAFTLQNAAYVKAVGQVELLLSLLASVLFFKEKVSTRELAGMGLLILSILVLVLAI